CTGCCCGAACTTCCGTGTGCGGATCGATGCCCAGCAGGTAAAAGATTGTCGCCGCCAGATCATCGGGACGCACCGGATTCTCGGCGGGATACATGGCGTTTTTGTCGGACGCGCCATGGACAAACCCACGCTTCACACCGCCGCCGGCCAGCAACGTCGTGTAGCATTGCGGCCAGTGGTCACGGCTGGCGTTTTCATTGATCTTCGGTGTCCGGCCGAACTCGCCCATCCACACCACCAGCGTGGTGTCGAGCAGTCCGCGCGAATCGAGGTCCTGGAGAAAGGTCGGCAGCGTTTGATCGGTCAACGGCAGATGATATTTCTCGATGATCGGATACATGCGCGTGTTGTTGAACCCATGCGTGTCCCAGCCGCCCTCGGTCGTGCTCTGGCCGCCGATGTTGCCGGAGAAATAAACGGTGACAAACTTCACGCCCGCTTCCACGAGCCGACGCGCCAGGAGGCAGCTCTGACCATACGTGTGCCGGCCGTAGTCTTCGCGAAGCTTTTCCGGTTCGGACGACAAATCGAACGCCCTGCGCAGTCGTTCCGAGTGCAACATCGCGAGCGCCTTGTCATAATAAGAGTCGAGGCCGCGCGCGGTCGCCGAGATTTCCAGCAGGCGCGCCTGTTCATCAATCACCTTTTGTAATTCGCGCCGTTGTTCAAGCCGTTCATAGGAGAGATTCGCCGGCAGGCTCAGTTCCGGCAGTTTGAAATTGGCGTTGTTCGGGTCCTGCGTAAACAAAAACGGATCATGCGCCTTCCCGAGAAAACTGGCGTGCTGACCGGGTGTCACCGAACCGTCACGGATGACGTAAGGATAAGCCACGTGCGTCGGGATTTCCGCTTCGCATGGCGCCAGCTTGTCCACCACGCAGCCGTACGCCGGAAAGAGGTCAAGCGAATCGCGCAGGCGGATGTCGTCCACTGGCGGCGCATGACCGCTGAGCGCGTAATACGACGCCGAGTTGTGGTTCTTCATCGTGTGGTGCATGGACCGGACGAGCGTCACTTTGTCCATGACCTTCGCAAGACGCGGCAGGCGGTCGTTGATCTGGATGCCATCGGCACTGCTGGACATCGGCTTGTGCGGGCCGCGAATGCCTTCGGGCGCGTCCGGCTTCATGTCGAACATGTCGATGTGGCTCGGCCCGCCGAACTGATATAGAAAAATGACGGATCGCGCTCGTGGCTTCGGTCCTTTG
This genomic stretch from Candidatus Angelobacter sp. harbors:
- a CDS encoding DUF1501 domain-containing protein, giving the protein MREPPNGFACRGFHDAHITRRHLLKVGGLGLLGLTMPNLLRAEEWVKGKGPKPRARSVIFLYQFGGPSHIDMFDMKPDAPEGIRGPHKPMSSSADGIQINDRLPRLAKVMDKVTLVRSMHHTMKNHNSASYYALSGHAPPVDDIRLRDSLDLFPAYGCVVDKLAPCEAEIPTHVAYPYVIRDGSVTPGQHASFLGKAHDPFLFTQDPNNANFKLPELSLPANLSYERLEQRRELQKVIDEQARLLEISATARGLDSYYDKALAMLHSERLRRAFDLSSEPEKLREDYGRHTYGQSCLLARRLVEAGVKFVTVYFSGNIGGQSTTEGGWDTHGFNNTRMYPIIEKYHLPLTDQTLPTFLQDLDSRGLLDTTLVVWMGEFGRTPKINENASRDHWPQCYTTLLAGGGVKRGFVHGASDKNAMYPAENPVRPDDLAATIFYLLGIDPHTEVRAVGNRPVLISEGKPVMDVLA